From Etheostoma spectabile isolate EspeVRDwgs_2016 chromosome 19, UIUC_Espe_1.0, whole genome shotgun sequence, the proteins below share one genomic window:
- the gal3st4 gene encoding galactose-3-O-sulfotransferase 4 isoform X1 — protein sequence MIFRRRARMLRWLVCGRLGPVWMWKALLLFVAIGFAGQLLGVIFNKSSVQSAGRSIFSSPDAQGPSLGSCQPHTHIMFLKTHKTASSTVLNMLYRFGDERDLRFALPLGYQLGYPLPFNAHRVKGYRGPRAVEFHIMGNHMRFNKAETEKVMPADTFYFSIIRDPVALAESSFAYYKEVAPAFRKAKSLGDFADDPKKYYDPRLRNNHYARNLLWFDFGMDHNANFSVALAQRAEAMIRRTFKLILVSEYFDQSMILLRHALCWPLDAVVSFSLNARQQKPSVIGGMSGSWVGKAAAAAGVGARVVRSQAKTLTNVTEEQREKLRQWNALDWHLYKSFNRTFWEEINRFGHSQMEQEVALLRMRREDLARVCLRDGGKPVESHRIRDKNIRPYQSGLVKILGYELQLGLDNATRTACLKMIRPEIQYKDVLDAKQFPRALPAQPQPGQQNQGLMVAAGGSLLRQDSSRTGERLVGGEAGGRTVEEGERDWDGSRLMRRNLTLLRGQEKGR from the exons CAGTGTCCAGTCAGCCGGTCGCTCCATCTTCTCTTCCCCCGATGCCCAGGGGCCCTCACTGGGCTCCTGTCAGCCCCACACCCACATCATGTTCCTCAAGACACATAAGACGGCCAGCAGCACTGTGCTCAACATGCTGTACCGCTTTGGGGATGAGCGTGACCTGCGCTTCGCCCTGCCACTGGGCTACCAGCTGGGCTACCCACTACCATTCAACGCTCACAGGGTCAAAGGTTACAGAGGTCCTAGAGCCGTGGAGTTCCACATCATGGGCAATCACATGAGATTTAATAAGGCTGAG ACAGAGAAGGTGATGCCTGCAGACACGTTCTATTTCTCTATCATCAGGGACCCAGTTGCTCTGGCTGAGTCCTCCTTTGCCTATTATAAAGAGGTTGCGCCTGCTTTTCGGAAAGCCAAAAGCTTGGGGGACTTTGCTGACGACCCTAAGAAATACTACGACCCCCGCCTTCGCAACAACCACTACGCCCGGAACCTGTTGTGGTTTGACTTTGGCATGGACCACAATGCTAATTTCTCTGTGGCACTGGCTCAGCGTGCCGAGGCCATGATCCGCCGCACTTTcaagctgattctggtgtcgGAATACTTTGACCAGTCCATGATCCTGCTGAGACACGCCCTCTGCTGGCCACTGGACGCTGTCGTCTCATTCAGCCTGAATGCTCGGCAGCAGAAGCCCAGTGTCATCGGGGGGATGAGCGGGagctgggtgggcaaagcagctGCGGCGGCCGGCGTTGGTGCTAGAGTGGTACGTTCCCAAGCCAAAACGCTGACCAATGTAACGGAGGAACAGCGGGAGAAGTTGCGGCAATGGAATGCCCTGGACTGGCATTTATATAAATCCTTCAACCGAACCTTCTGGGAGGAAATCAATAGGTTTGGTCACTCCCAGATGGAGCAGGAAGTAGCTCTTCTCAGGATGCGGCGGGAAGATTTGGCTCGGGTTTGTCTCAGGGATGGCGGAAAACCTGTAGAATCACACCGgatcagagacaaaaacatccGCCCGTACCAGAGCGGATTGGTGAAAATTCTCGGCTACGAGCTCCAGCTGGGGCTGGACAACGCCACCAGGACGGCCTGTCTGAAGATGATCAGGCCTGAGATCCAGTACAAGGACGTGCTGGATGCTAAACAGTTCCCACGGGCTCTGCCGGCCCAACCCCAGCCAGGCCAACAGAACCAGGGCCTGATGGTAGCAGCAGGTGGCTCTCTTTTAAGACAAGACTCGTCCAGGACAGGAGAGAGGCTGGTAGGGGGAGAGGCTGGGGGGAGGACagtggaggagggggagagggactGGGATGGCAGCCGCTTAATGAGGAGGAACCTGACTTTATTACGAGGGCAAGAAAAAGGCAGATGA
- the gal3st4 gene encoding galactose-3-O-sulfotransferase 4 isoform X3 produces MLRWLVCGRLGPVWMWKALLLFVAIGFAGQLLGVIFNKSSVQSAGRSIFSSPDAQGPSLGSCQPHTHIMFLKTHKTASSTVLNMLYRFGDERDLRFALPLGYQLGYPLPFNAHRVKGYRGPRAVEFHIMGNHMRFNKAETEKVMPADTFYFSIIRDPVALAESSFAYYKEVAPAFRKAKSLGDFADDPKKYYDPRLRNNHYARNLLWFDFGMDHNANFSVALAQRAEAMIRRTFKLILVSEYFDQSMILLRHALCWPLDAVVSFSLNARQQKPSVIGGMSGSWVGKAAAAAGVGARVVRSQAKTLTNVTEEQREKLRQWNALDWHLYKSFNRTFWEEINRFGHSQMEQEVALLRMRREDLARVCLRDGGKPVESHRIRDKNIRPYQSGLVKILGYELQLGLDNATRTACLKMIRPEIQYKDVLDAKQFPRALPAQPQPGQQNQGLMVAAGGSLLRQDSSRTGERLVGGEAGGRTVEEGERDWDGSRLMRRNLTLLRGQEKGR; encoded by the exons CAGTGTCCAGTCAGCCGGTCGCTCCATCTTCTCTTCCCCCGATGCCCAGGGGCCCTCACTGGGCTCCTGTCAGCCCCACACCCACATCATGTTCCTCAAGACACATAAGACGGCCAGCAGCACTGTGCTCAACATGCTGTACCGCTTTGGGGATGAGCGTGACCTGCGCTTCGCCCTGCCACTGGGCTACCAGCTGGGCTACCCACTACCATTCAACGCTCACAGGGTCAAAGGTTACAGAGGTCCTAGAGCCGTGGAGTTCCACATCATGGGCAATCACATGAGATTTAATAAGGCTGAG ACAGAGAAGGTGATGCCTGCAGACACGTTCTATTTCTCTATCATCAGGGACCCAGTTGCTCTGGCTGAGTCCTCCTTTGCCTATTATAAAGAGGTTGCGCCTGCTTTTCGGAAAGCCAAAAGCTTGGGGGACTTTGCTGACGACCCTAAGAAATACTACGACCCCCGCCTTCGCAACAACCACTACGCCCGGAACCTGTTGTGGTTTGACTTTGGCATGGACCACAATGCTAATTTCTCTGTGGCACTGGCTCAGCGTGCCGAGGCCATGATCCGCCGCACTTTcaagctgattctggtgtcgGAATACTTTGACCAGTCCATGATCCTGCTGAGACACGCCCTCTGCTGGCCACTGGACGCTGTCGTCTCATTCAGCCTGAATGCTCGGCAGCAGAAGCCCAGTGTCATCGGGGGGATGAGCGGGagctgggtgggcaaagcagctGCGGCGGCCGGCGTTGGTGCTAGAGTGGTACGTTCCCAAGCCAAAACGCTGACCAATGTAACGGAGGAACAGCGGGAGAAGTTGCGGCAATGGAATGCCCTGGACTGGCATTTATATAAATCCTTCAACCGAACCTTCTGGGAGGAAATCAATAGGTTTGGTCACTCCCAGATGGAGCAGGAAGTAGCTCTTCTCAGGATGCGGCGGGAAGATTTGGCTCGGGTTTGTCTCAGGGATGGCGGAAAACCTGTAGAATCACACCGgatcagagacaaaaacatccGCCCGTACCAGAGCGGATTGGTGAAAATTCTCGGCTACGAGCTCCAGCTGGGGCTGGACAACGCCACCAGGACGGCCTGTCTGAAGATGATCAGGCCTGAGATCCAGTACAAGGACGTGCTGGATGCTAAACAGTTCCCACGGGCTCTGCCGGCCCAACCCCAGCCAGGCCAACAGAACCAGGGCCTGATGGTAGCAGCAGGTGGCTCTCTTTTAAGACAAGACTCGTCCAGGACAGGAGAGAGGCTGGTAGGGGGAGAGGCTGGGGGGAGGACagtggaggagggggagagggactGGGATGGCAGCCGCTTAATGAGGAGGAACCTGACTTTATTACGAGGGCAAGAAAAAGGCAGATGA
- the gal3st4 gene encoding galactose-3-O-sulfotransferase 4 isoform X2 → MIFRRRARMLRWLVCGRLGPVWMWKALLLFVAIGFAGQLLGVIFNKSVQSAGRSIFSSPDAQGPSLGSCQPHTHIMFLKTHKTASSTVLNMLYRFGDERDLRFALPLGYQLGYPLPFNAHRVKGYRGPRAVEFHIMGNHMRFNKAETEKVMPADTFYFSIIRDPVALAESSFAYYKEVAPAFRKAKSLGDFADDPKKYYDPRLRNNHYARNLLWFDFGMDHNANFSVALAQRAEAMIRRTFKLILVSEYFDQSMILLRHALCWPLDAVVSFSLNARQQKPSVIGGMSGSWVGKAAAAAGVGARVVRSQAKTLTNVTEEQREKLRQWNALDWHLYKSFNRTFWEEINRFGHSQMEQEVALLRMRREDLARVCLRDGGKPVESHRIRDKNIRPYQSGLVKILGYELQLGLDNATRTACLKMIRPEIQYKDVLDAKQFPRALPAQPQPGQQNQGLMVAAGGSLLRQDSSRTGERLVGGEAGGRTVEEGERDWDGSRLMRRNLTLLRGQEKGR, encoded by the exons TGTCCAGTCAGCCGGTCGCTCCATCTTCTCTTCCCCCGATGCCCAGGGGCCCTCACTGGGCTCCTGTCAGCCCCACACCCACATCATGTTCCTCAAGACACATAAGACGGCCAGCAGCACTGTGCTCAACATGCTGTACCGCTTTGGGGATGAGCGTGACCTGCGCTTCGCCCTGCCACTGGGCTACCAGCTGGGCTACCCACTACCATTCAACGCTCACAGGGTCAAAGGTTACAGAGGTCCTAGAGCCGTGGAGTTCCACATCATGGGCAATCACATGAGATTTAATAAGGCTGAG ACAGAGAAGGTGATGCCTGCAGACACGTTCTATTTCTCTATCATCAGGGACCCAGTTGCTCTGGCTGAGTCCTCCTTTGCCTATTATAAAGAGGTTGCGCCTGCTTTTCGGAAAGCCAAAAGCTTGGGGGACTTTGCTGACGACCCTAAGAAATACTACGACCCCCGCCTTCGCAACAACCACTACGCCCGGAACCTGTTGTGGTTTGACTTTGGCATGGACCACAATGCTAATTTCTCTGTGGCACTGGCTCAGCGTGCCGAGGCCATGATCCGCCGCACTTTcaagctgattctggtgtcgGAATACTTTGACCAGTCCATGATCCTGCTGAGACACGCCCTCTGCTGGCCACTGGACGCTGTCGTCTCATTCAGCCTGAATGCTCGGCAGCAGAAGCCCAGTGTCATCGGGGGGATGAGCGGGagctgggtgggcaaagcagctGCGGCGGCCGGCGTTGGTGCTAGAGTGGTACGTTCCCAAGCCAAAACGCTGACCAATGTAACGGAGGAACAGCGGGAGAAGTTGCGGCAATGGAATGCCCTGGACTGGCATTTATATAAATCCTTCAACCGAACCTTCTGGGAGGAAATCAATAGGTTTGGTCACTCCCAGATGGAGCAGGAAGTAGCTCTTCTCAGGATGCGGCGGGAAGATTTGGCTCGGGTTTGTCTCAGGGATGGCGGAAAACCTGTAGAATCACACCGgatcagagacaaaaacatccGCCCGTACCAGAGCGGATTGGTGAAAATTCTCGGCTACGAGCTCCAGCTGGGGCTGGACAACGCCACCAGGACGGCCTGTCTGAAGATGATCAGGCCTGAGATCCAGTACAAGGACGTGCTGGATGCTAAACAGTTCCCACGGGCTCTGCCGGCCCAACCCCAGCCAGGCCAACAGAACCAGGGCCTGATGGTAGCAGCAGGTGGCTCTCTTTTAAGACAAGACTCGTCCAGGACAGGAGAGAGGCTGGTAGGGGGAGAGGCTGGGGGGAGGACagtggaggagggggagagggactGGGATGGCAGCCGCTTAATGAGGAGGAACCTGACTTTATTACGAGGGCAAGAAAAAGGCAGATGA
- the gal3st4 gene encoding galactose-3-O-sulfotransferase 4 isoform X4 → MLRWLVCGRLGPVWMWKALLLFVAIGFAGQLLGVIFNKSVQSAGRSIFSSPDAQGPSLGSCQPHTHIMFLKTHKTASSTVLNMLYRFGDERDLRFALPLGYQLGYPLPFNAHRVKGYRGPRAVEFHIMGNHMRFNKAETEKVMPADTFYFSIIRDPVALAESSFAYYKEVAPAFRKAKSLGDFADDPKKYYDPRLRNNHYARNLLWFDFGMDHNANFSVALAQRAEAMIRRTFKLILVSEYFDQSMILLRHALCWPLDAVVSFSLNARQQKPSVIGGMSGSWVGKAAAAAGVGARVVRSQAKTLTNVTEEQREKLRQWNALDWHLYKSFNRTFWEEINRFGHSQMEQEVALLRMRREDLARVCLRDGGKPVESHRIRDKNIRPYQSGLVKILGYELQLGLDNATRTACLKMIRPEIQYKDVLDAKQFPRALPAQPQPGQQNQGLMVAAGGSLLRQDSSRTGERLVGGEAGGRTVEEGERDWDGSRLMRRNLTLLRGQEKGR, encoded by the exons TGTCCAGTCAGCCGGTCGCTCCATCTTCTCTTCCCCCGATGCCCAGGGGCCCTCACTGGGCTCCTGTCAGCCCCACACCCACATCATGTTCCTCAAGACACATAAGACGGCCAGCAGCACTGTGCTCAACATGCTGTACCGCTTTGGGGATGAGCGTGACCTGCGCTTCGCCCTGCCACTGGGCTACCAGCTGGGCTACCCACTACCATTCAACGCTCACAGGGTCAAAGGTTACAGAGGTCCTAGAGCCGTGGAGTTCCACATCATGGGCAATCACATGAGATTTAATAAGGCTGAG ACAGAGAAGGTGATGCCTGCAGACACGTTCTATTTCTCTATCATCAGGGACCCAGTTGCTCTGGCTGAGTCCTCCTTTGCCTATTATAAAGAGGTTGCGCCTGCTTTTCGGAAAGCCAAAAGCTTGGGGGACTTTGCTGACGACCCTAAGAAATACTACGACCCCCGCCTTCGCAACAACCACTACGCCCGGAACCTGTTGTGGTTTGACTTTGGCATGGACCACAATGCTAATTTCTCTGTGGCACTGGCTCAGCGTGCCGAGGCCATGATCCGCCGCACTTTcaagctgattctggtgtcgGAATACTTTGACCAGTCCATGATCCTGCTGAGACACGCCCTCTGCTGGCCACTGGACGCTGTCGTCTCATTCAGCCTGAATGCTCGGCAGCAGAAGCCCAGTGTCATCGGGGGGATGAGCGGGagctgggtgggcaaagcagctGCGGCGGCCGGCGTTGGTGCTAGAGTGGTACGTTCCCAAGCCAAAACGCTGACCAATGTAACGGAGGAACAGCGGGAGAAGTTGCGGCAATGGAATGCCCTGGACTGGCATTTATATAAATCCTTCAACCGAACCTTCTGGGAGGAAATCAATAGGTTTGGTCACTCCCAGATGGAGCAGGAAGTAGCTCTTCTCAGGATGCGGCGGGAAGATTTGGCTCGGGTTTGTCTCAGGGATGGCGGAAAACCTGTAGAATCACACCGgatcagagacaaaaacatccGCCCGTACCAGAGCGGATTGGTGAAAATTCTCGGCTACGAGCTCCAGCTGGGGCTGGACAACGCCACCAGGACGGCCTGTCTGAAGATGATCAGGCCTGAGATCCAGTACAAGGACGTGCTGGATGCTAAACAGTTCCCACGGGCTCTGCCGGCCCAACCCCAGCCAGGCCAACAGAACCAGGGCCTGATGGTAGCAGCAGGTGGCTCTCTTTTAAGACAAGACTCGTCCAGGACAGGAGAGAGGCTGGTAGGGGGAGAGGCTGGGGGGAGGACagtggaggagggggagagggactGGGATGGCAGCCGCTTAATGAGGAGGAACCTGACTTTATTACGAGGGCAAGAAAAAGGCAGATGA